The proteins below are encoded in one region of Tautonia marina:
- a CDS encoding MazG nucleotide pyrophosphohydrolase domain-containing protein has protein sequence MSESSAGGMTLGALQRRIASLYGAKDAARGDAATFLWLTAEFGELAEALRSGSDDDLALEMADVLAWLATLANLRGIDLDAAVRRKYGQGCPGCGDDPCRCDPSEKP, from the coding sequence ATGAGCGAATCTTCCGCCGGAGGGATGACGCTCGGCGCGTTGCAGCGTCGGATCGCCTCGCTCTACGGAGCCAAGGACGCCGCGCGCGGTGACGCCGCGACCTTCCTCTGGCTGACCGCCGAGTTTGGCGAGCTGGCCGAGGCGCTTCGTAGCGGCAGCGACGACGATCTCGCTTTGGAGATGGCCGACGTGCTCGCCTGGCTGGCGACCCTGGCCAATCTTCGAGGGATCGACCTCGACGCGGCGGTTCGACGGAAATACGGCCAGGGCTGCCCCGGATGCGGCGACGACCCTTGCCGCTGCGACCCGTCGGAAAAGCCCTGA
- a CDS encoding alginate export family protein, translated as MAKRMALGIILIVPRGPGIRAAQDGLPLAEPQSIGSPVAPSSQASLGSSGNEPPPASPPEVEAILDRRAARQQACEHADWPRWCRYCAQARAGLELAPKTLRPFSTELGLFALGQPYQYVPPQYPWTLVVPPFPKGRKPGAPPAPVSPWGMPHYNDNFRHLDDPENRLVDPFDVFKRIPAADGAIVSDFGGEFRWQGRIEDNRRLIGEQNNHSLFRERLYLDTWYWNRFRTFVEVFWADSTPQSVQPVFLDLNHGDLLNAFGEFRFYDQDQRTFSARFGDRQQLLFGNQRLVSPLDWANSPRTFKNVANGLWRSPNWNLDLFWSRPNIILANQFDEPNNAQQFFGTYLTYKGRENRLYDFYYLGFLQENQPGVVFNGERGNLAIHTLGTRWQGEWEDWLWEGEASYQFGFHQGLPRNAGAVSAGFGRKFPRLPFNPLFMAYFDYASGNRRPGAGNFATFNQLFPFGHKYLGLMDIVGRQNLIAPHAYLRLNFGSRTNLVFWYNNFHLASARAPLFNAAGAPIRFDPSGAAGRFVGNELDIVLTTYLNPHADFQFGVSKFFSGTFIERTDPDPAARGDGFFFYTQFTYRF; from the coding sequence ATGGCGAAAAGGATGGCCCTGGGGATCATTTTGATCGTTCCCAGAGGACCGGGCATTCGGGCGGCTCAGGATGGGCTTCCGCTTGCCGAGCCGCAGTCGATCGGTTCGCCGGTTGCACCGTCGAGTCAGGCGTCGCTGGGATCGTCGGGCAACGAACCCCCCCCTGCCTCGCCACCCGAGGTCGAGGCGATTCTTGATCGTCGCGCCGCCCGACAACAGGCGTGCGAGCATGCCGATTGGCCCCGATGGTGCCGCTACTGTGCCCAGGCCAGGGCGGGACTGGAGCTTGCCCCGAAGACGCTCCGGCCGTTCTCGACCGAGCTTGGCCTCTTCGCCCTGGGGCAGCCGTACCAGTACGTGCCTCCGCAGTATCCGTGGACGCTCGTCGTGCCTCCCTTTCCCAAGGGGCGGAAGCCCGGAGCGCCCCCAGCCCCGGTGAGTCCCTGGGGGATGCCCCACTACAACGATAACTTTCGCCATCTCGACGATCCCGAGAACCGGCTCGTCGATCCGTTCGACGTCTTCAAACGGATTCCCGCCGCGGATGGGGCAATCGTTTCGGACTTCGGTGGCGAGTTCCGCTGGCAGGGACGGATCGAGGACAACCGCCGCCTGATCGGCGAGCAAAACAACCACAGCCTCTTTCGAGAGCGGCTTTATCTCGACACCTGGTACTGGAACCGCTTTCGGACCTTCGTGGAGGTGTTCTGGGCCGACTCGACCCCTCAGTCGGTGCAACCGGTCTTCCTTGACCTGAATCACGGCGACCTGCTCAACGCCTTCGGTGAGTTTCGGTTTTACGATCAGGACCAGCGGACATTCTCCGCGCGGTTCGGCGATCGTCAGCAACTGCTGTTCGGCAATCAGCGGCTTGTCTCGCCGCTCGACTGGGCCAACTCACCCCGAACGTTCAAAAACGTGGCCAACGGCCTCTGGCGCAGTCCGAACTGGAATCTCGACCTGTTCTGGTCTCGGCCGAACATCATTCTTGCCAATCAGTTCGACGAGCCGAACAACGCGCAGCAATTCTTTGGAACCTACCTGACCTACAAGGGCCGCGAGAATCGCCTGTACGATTTCTATTACCTTGGGTTCCTTCAAGAGAACCAACCTGGTGTCGTCTTCAATGGCGAGCGCGGCAACCTGGCGATTCACACGCTCGGCACGCGCTGGCAAGGGGAATGGGAGGACTGGCTCTGGGAGGGGGAGGCCTCGTATCAGTTCGGCTTCCATCAGGGCTTGCCCCGTAATGCCGGGGCGGTGTCGGCCGGATTCGGGCGGAAGTTCCCCCGCTTGCCGTTCAATCCGCTGTTCATGGCTTATTTTGATTATGCCTCGGGCAATCGCCGGCCGGGGGCGGGGAACTTCGCCACGTTCAACCAGCTCTTCCCGTTTGGGCACAAGTACCTGGGCCTGATGGACATTGTGGGTCGGCAGAACCTGATTGCCCCTCACGCCTACCTGCGGCTCAATTTCGGATCACGGACCAATCTGGTCTTCTGGTACAACAACTTTCACCTGGCCTCGGCCCGAGCGCCCCTGTTCAACGCGGCAGGCGCGCCGATTCGGTTCGACCCATCGGGCGCGGCCGGTCGCTTCGTGGGCAATGAACTGGACATTGTGTTGACGACGTATCTGAACCCGCACGCCGATTTTCAGTTCGGCGTTTCCAAGTTCTTCTCCGGAACGTTCATCGAGCGGACGGACCCTGACCCGGCCGCCCGCGGCGACGGCTTCTTCTTCTACACCCAGTTCACCTACCGGTTCTGA
- a CDS encoding tetratricopeptide repeat protein, with protein MRLRIFVFLIIGVGSGIFLGGTSIRADELEEARRDWQTGRYARALERLEALEPADPSEVARIARQKAECLRSMGRIDEAIATLDALAGADEPDPELLGLLADLQFSRGQWDTADDLVAQALEADTLCRRARWVAALLHDARGESKEAIEAYRWFIRDFNARNKEARRDPDALILIGQAAQRYYRATARGEDLAQSLNDVINELYEGALRVDPRAWQAAWLQGELFFDGYQQGNARRELNRALLINPSAAEVLVTLGRIDLDNYALSDGRSKAEAALEINPSYAPALVLLADLNLSDERFTDALEASKKAVALNPRDQDALARLAASYQLLVQPIGAAAAEAAALRDTPRPVVFYEALGDRLADRRKYHPAERAFLEAINADPEAAGPKVGLGMLYMQIGREPEARALFDVAFDADPFNIRADNMMKVLDHMASYEAIETDHYIVLVDPTQDLLLGRYMADYLEKVHPELVERFGFEPPGKTSIQIMKDHEKFSGRTTALPFIPTVGACTGKVVALASPAATRQAFNWARVLTHEVAHVITLQQTNFNIPHWYTEALAVESEGGPRPQAWNKLLVDRVPKRNLLNLETINLGFIRPKEPDERQLAYCQAQLYARYMVERFGEGALADLLEAYRRGMTTQEAVESTFGVPVEEFEEGYLAHLDAVVETIRTRVEDEESVSFSRLLLDTRKEPDNAELNAKVAYEYFARRDYKSARPFAEKALELEPHQPLASYVMARVMMLIGDEAKALELLRPAVDEDRPNERVVDLLAELTMKDGDLEEAARLYELARRDDPLNSKWLAGLARVHLRQGDVDAFLGDLARLAENDPDDLSVRKVLAERHLAREDFEQAVRWAEECLYIDVNDVTAHSVLGDAYTGLGRHAEAAREFEVALGLEPKDPDALKAKREQALAAAGNGPEAEAAENGGEPAGATVAEPK; from the coding sequence ATGCGGCTTCGGATCTTCGTGTTCCTCATCATCGGAGTGGGTAGCGGGATCTTCCTCGGCGGGACCTCCATTCGGGCCGACGAGTTGGAAGAAGCCCGGCGCGACTGGCAAACCGGCCGCTATGCGCGTGCCCTGGAGCGGCTCGAAGCCCTCGAACCGGCCGACCCGAGCGAGGTCGCCCGAATCGCCCGACAGAAGGCCGAATGCCTTCGCAGCATGGGACGCATCGACGAGGCGATCGCAACCCTCGACGCACTGGCCGGAGCCGACGAACCCGATCCCGAACTTCTCGGCCTGCTCGCCGATCTGCAGTTCTCAAGGGGTCAGTGGGACACCGCCGACGACCTCGTCGCCCAGGCGCTCGAGGCCGACACCCTCTGCCGACGCGCCCGATGGGTCGCGGCCCTCTTGCACGATGCCCGGGGAGAATCAAAGGAAGCGATCGAAGCCTATCGCTGGTTCATTCGAGACTTCAACGCCCGCAACAAGGAAGCCCGCCGCGATCCCGACGCGCTCATCCTGATCGGCCAGGCCGCCCAGCGCTACTATCGGGCCACAGCCCGAGGCGAAGACCTGGCGCAATCGCTCAACGATGTGATCAACGAACTGTATGAAGGCGCGCTGAGAGTTGATCCCCGCGCCTGGCAGGCCGCCTGGTTGCAAGGGGAACTGTTCTTCGACGGCTACCAGCAAGGCAACGCCCGCCGAGAGCTGAACCGCGCCCTGCTGATCAACCCCAGCGCCGCCGAGGTTTTGGTGACGCTTGGCCGGATCGACCTCGACAATTATGCCCTGAGCGACGGCCGATCGAAGGCCGAGGCCGCGCTGGAGATCAACCCGTCGTATGCTCCCGCCCTGGTCTTGCTGGCCGACCTGAATCTGTCGGACGAGCGGTTCACCGACGCGCTGGAGGCGTCGAAGAAGGCGGTGGCCCTGAACCCTCGCGATCAGGACGCATTGGCCCGCCTCGCGGCGTCGTATCAGTTGCTCGTGCAGCCGATCGGCGCGGCGGCGGCCGAGGCCGCGGCGTTGCGCGATACCCCCCGGCCGGTGGTCTTCTACGAAGCCCTGGGAGATCGCCTGGCCGACCGTCGCAAGTATCATCCGGCCGAACGGGCCTTTCTCGAAGCGATCAACGCCGATCCCGAAGCCGCCGGTCCGAAGGTCGGCCTGGGAATGCTCTACATGCAGATCGGCCGCGAACCCGAGGCCCGGGCCCTGTTCGACGTGGCCTTCGACGCCGATCCGTTCAATATCCGGGCCGACAACATGATGAAAGTGCTCGATCACATGGCCTCGTACGAGGCGATCGAGACCGACCATTACATCGTGCTGGTGGACCCGACGCAGGATCTGCTGCTTGGTCGCTACATGGCCGATTACCTGGAGAAGGTGCACCCCGAACTGGTCGAGCGCTTCGGCTTCGAACCGCCGGGGAAGACCTCAATCCAGATCATGAAGGATCACGAGAAGTTCAGCGGCCGCACCACCGCCTTGCCGTTCATTCCGACCGTTGGTGCCTGCACCGGTAAGGTGGTCGCGCTGGCCAGTCCGGCGGCCACGCGGCAGGCGTTCAACTGGGCTCGGGTGCTCACGCATGAAGTCGCTCACGTGATCACCTTGCAACAAACGAACTTCAATATCCCCCACTGGTACACCGAGGCCCTGGCCGTCGAAAGCGAGGGGGGGCCTCGGCCGCAGGCCTGGAACAAGCTACTCGTCGATCGCGTGCCGAAGCGGAACCTGTTGAATCTGGAGACGATCAACCTCGGCTTCATCCGACCGAAAGAGCCCGACGAGCGGCAACTGGCCTACTGCCAGGCCCAGCTTTACGCCCGGTACATGGTGGAACGCTTCGGAGAGGGCGCGCTGGCTGACCTGCTGGAAGCCTACCGCCGTGGCATGACGACGCAGGAGGCCGTCGAATCGACCTTCGGCGTGCCGGTCGAGGAGTTCGAGGAAGGGTATCTTGCCCACCTCGACGCCGTGGTTGAAACCATCCGGACCCGGGTTGAGGACGAGGAATCGGTCTCCTTCTCCCGCCTCCTGCTCGACACCCGCAAGGAACCCGACAACGCCGAGCTGAACGCCAAGGTTGCCTACGAATACTTCGCCCGCCGAGACTACAAGAGCGCCCGCCCCTTTGCCGAGAAGGCGCTCGAACTCGAACCGCATCAGCCGCTCGCCTCTTACGTCATGGCCCGCGTGATGATGCTCATCGGCGACGAGGCGAAGGCCCTCGAACTGCTCCGCCCCGCCGTCGATGAGGACCGGCCGAACGAGCGCGTGGTGGACCTGCTGGCCGAACTGACCATGAAGGACGGCGATCTTGAGGAAGCCGCCCGGCTTTACGAGCTGGCGCGCCGCGACGACCCCTTGAACTCGAAGTGGCTCGCAGGTCTGGCCCGCGTGCATCTGCGCCAGGGAGATGTGGACGCCTTCCTCGGCGACCTCGCCCGCCTGGCCGAAAACGACCCGGACGATCTGTCCGTCCGGAAGGTTTTGGCCGAGCGCCACCTGGCCCGCGAGGACTTCGAGCAGGCCGTTCGATGGGCCGAGGAATGCCTTTACATTGATGTCAACGACGTGACCGCGCACTCGGTTCTGGGCGATGCCTACACCGGGCTCGGCCGCCATGCCGAGGCCGCCCGCGAGTTCGAGGTCGCGCTCGGTCTCGAACCCAAAGACCCCGACGCCCTGAAGGCCAAGCGCGAACAGGCACTTGCGGCGGCAGGCAACGGCCCCGAAGCTGAGGCCGCCGAAAACGGCGGCGAGCCTGCGGGGGCGACCGTCGCGGAACCGAAGTAA
- a CDS encoding DUF58 domain-containing protein — translation MPPNTPPDPTADLDPEALARFGRLELLAKLVVEGVVSGLHRSPFKGFSVEFAEHRPYGPGDEIRHIDWRAFGKTDRYYVREYEEETNLKAYLVLDTSGSMAFAGRTISKLEHARRLAASLAYLMIRQRDAVGLVTFDGEVRSMIPARSAPGHFSVLCRAMEQARPGGEAPLHRVLHALAERIRRRGLIVIFSDGLDDLDALCQSLRHLRHRHHEVLFFHILAPEEESFDFAGPVRFQDLEASGRAMRVDPSALRATYLERFQTHCRLLRERLLGMGADYQHAPTTEAPERILLDYLARRTGRSHGVPRS, via the coding sequence ATGCCTCCGAACACGCCTCCCGACCCGACGGCCGACCTCGACCCCGAAGCGCTGGCGCGGTTCGGACGGCTGGAACTGCTGGCAAAGCTAGTCGTTGAGGGGGTCGTGAGCGGCTTGCACCGGAGCCCGTTCAAGGGGTTTTCGGTCGAGTTCGCCGAGCATCGGCCGTATGGTCCCGGCGATGAGATCCGGCACATCGACTGGCGGGCATTCGGGAAGACAGATCGCTACTACGTCCGTGAATATGAAGAAGAAACAAATCTCAAGGCGTATCTTGTTCTCGATACCTCGGGAAGCATGGCCTTCGCCGGACGCACGATCTCGAAACTGGAACACGCGAGACGGCTGGCGGCGTCGCTTGCCTACTTGATGATTCGCCAGCGCGATGCGGTGGGGCTGGTGACGTTCGATGGCGAGGTGCGGTCGATGATTCCGGCGCGGTCGGCTCCCGGTCACTTCTCGGTCCTTTGCCGGGCGATGGAGCAGGCCAGGCCAGGCGGAGAAGCCCCGTTGCACCGCGTCTTGCACGCCTTGGCCGAGCGGATTCGACGGCGAGGGCTCATCGTGATCTTCTCCGATGGGCTGGATGACCTTGATGCGCTCTGCCAGTCGCTCCGGCATCTCCGGCACCGGCATCACGAGGTCTTGTTCTTTCACATCCTCGCGCCGGAGGAAGAATCGTTCGACTTCGCCGGCCCCGTCCGATTCCAGGACCTGGAAGCGAGCGGCCGGGCCATGCGGGTCGACCCGTCGGCCCTGCGGGCGACCTACCTGGAGCGGTTTCAGACGCACTGCCGGTTGCTCCGCGAGCGTCTGCTCGGCATGGGGGCCGACTACCAGCACGCCCCGACCACTGAGGCCCCCGAGCGAATCTTGCTCGACTACCTCGCCCGTCGTACTGGCCGCTCGCACGGTGTGCCACGCTCCTGA
- a CDS encoding ABC transporter ATP-binding protein, with translation MIETRDLTKMYGDLYALNRLNLTLNQGDVYGFIGPNGAGKTTTMRILATLLNPTWGEAYVCGHSIYNGAKEIRRAIGYMPDFFGVYDDMKVIEYLEFFAAAYRISGPARKKICEEVLELVDLTYKRDALVTSLSRGMTQRLGLARVLLHDPQVLLLDEPASGLDPRARIEIRALLKELRAMGKTILVSSHILPELADICNKIGIIEQGQLLVNGAVSDVMKQVRTDIVLNITVTDRMIDAADFLEKQPEIESVDQKTDLNDHTFLVVKMKPEVITYGFLAQRLIENGFELTLFREDEINLETAFMHLTKGITS, from the coding sequence ATGATCGAAACCCGCGACCTGACCAAGATGTACGGCGACCTCTACGCCCTGAATCGCCTGAACCTGACCCTTAACCAGGGGGATGTTTACGGGTTCATCGGCCCGAACGGCGCGGGCAAGACCACGACCATGCGCATCCTCGCCACGTTGCTCAACCCGACCTGGGGCGAGGCGTACGTCTGCGGCCATTCGATTTACAACGGCGCCAAGGAGATCCGCCGCGCCATCGGCTACATGCCCGACTTCTTCGGCGTTTACGACGACATGAAGGTCATCGAGTACCTCGAATTCTTCGCCGCCGCCTACCGGATCTCCGGCCCGGCCCGCAAGAAGATCTGCGAGGAGGTGCTCGAACTGGTCGACCTGACGTACAAGCGCGACGCCCTCGTCACCAGCCTCTCCCGAGGCATGACTCAGCGCCTCGGCCTAGCCCGCGTCCTGCTGCACGACCCGCAGGTGCTCCTGCTCGACGAGCCCGCCTCAGGGCTCGACCCCCGCGCCCGGATCGAGATTCGGGCCCTGCTCAAGGAACTGCGGGCGATGGGCAAGACGATCCTCGTCTCCAGCCACATCCTTCCCGAGCTGGCCGACATCTGCAACAAGATCGGCATCATCGAGCAGGGGCAGTTGCTCGTCAACGGCGCCGTTTCCGACGTGATGAAGCAGGTCCGCACCGACATCGTGCTGAACATCACCGTGACGGACCGCATGATCGACGCCGCCGACTTCCTCGAAAAGCAGCCCGAAATCGAGTCGGTCGATCAGAAGACCGACCTGAACGACCACACCTTCCTCGTCGTGAAGATGAAACCCGAGGTCATCACCTACGGCTTCCTCGCCCAGCGCCTGATTGAGAACGGCTTCGAGCTGACCCTCTTCCGCGAAGACGAGATCAACCTCGAAACCGCCTTCATGCACCTGACCAAGGGGATCACGAGCTGA
- a CDS encoding AAA family ATPase, with product MTEPEPAPSPAKPDDLAALADLAESYRTMRSEIAKVIIGQDEVVEQLLISLFARGHVLLVGVPGLAKTLLVGTVAQILHLSFRRIQFTPDMMPSDITGTDILQDDPETGRRRFVFIQGPLFANVVLADEVNRTPPKTQAALLEAMQERHVSAGGQTFDLPDPFFVLATQNPIEQEGTYPLPEAQLDRFMLNVRVPYPTPDEELEILRRTTGEPSPAPEAFLTADTILTLQRLVRRVPVPDHVFRYARDLVRASRPDQPEATAFVRTNVSWGAGPRAGQALILCAKARAVLHGRFAAGIDDVNAVARPVLRHRIVTTFHAEAEGIDSDRVIAQLLDDVPNPVATAADRLAGSR from the coding sequence ATGACCGAGCCCGAGCCCGCCCCTTCTCCCGCAAAGCCCGACGACCTGGCCGCGCTGGCCGACCTGGCCGAGTCGTATCGGACCATGCGATCCGAGATTGCCAAGGTGATCATCGGCCAGGATGAGGTGGTCGAGCAGTTGCTCATCAGCCTGTTCGCCCGGGGGCATGTGTTGCTCGTCGGCGTGCCGGGCCTGGCCAAAACGCTGCTCGTGGGGACAGTGGCGCAGATCCTTCACCTGAGCTTCCGTCGGATTCAGTTCACGCCGGACATGATGCCCTCGGACATCACCGGAACGGACATTCTTCAGGATGATCCCGAGACCGGCCGCCGCCGCTTCGTGTTCATTCAGGGCCCGCTGTTCGCCAATGTCGTCCTGGCCGACGAGGTCAACCGTACGCCTCCGAAAACGCAGGCCGCCTTGCTCGAAGCGATGCAGGAACGCCACGTTTCGGCCGGGGGGCAGACGTTCGACCTGCCTGATCCGTTCTTCGTCCTCGCCACGCAGAACCCGATCGAGCAGGAGGGGACGTATCCCTTGCCCGAAGCCCAGCTCGACCGCTTCATGCTCAACGTCCGCGTGCCGTATCCGACGCCCGACGAGGAGCTGGAAATTCTCCGCCGCACGACCGGAGAGCCCAGCCCCGCCCCCGAAGCCTTCCTCACGGCCGACACCATTCTGACCCTTCAGCGCCTGGTGCGACGGGTACCCGTGCCCGATCACGTCTTCCGCTACGCCCGCGACCTCGTCCGCGCGAGCCGGCCCGACCAGCCCGAGGCCACGGCCTTTGTTCGCACGAATGTGTCATGGGGAGCCGGTCCCCGGGCCGGGCAGGCGCTCATCCTCTGTGCCAAGGCCCGAGCCGTCCTGCATGGTCGGTTCGCCGCCGGGATTGACGATGTGAACGCCGTCGCTCGCCCGGTGCTGCGACACCGGATCGTCACCACCTTCCACGCCGAGGCCGAAGGAATCGACTCCGACCGCGTCATCGCCCAGCTTCTCGACGACGTGCCCAACCCCGTCGCCACCGCGGCCGATCGGCTGGCGGGATCGCGATGA